The Prochlorococcus marinus str. MIT 9301 genome segment TCAAAGCATCAGAATATCCTTCCCAAAATAATTTACCGCCTTTAATATTAGCCTTAACAAAAACTTCTGAAACGCATCCCTTAACTTTATTTTCTTCAATAAGGATTTCATTACCTGGTTCTTTCAATTTTTTCCCTAACCACAAAATGTATTCATATTTTCTTTTTGGATCTTCTGATTTCTTCAACTTTTCTACTAATTTTGATAAATTATTGTATTTTTCCTGATTTACCATTTTAAAACTATAAATTAATCACTTTATTAATCTTCTATTATACAAATATTTCTTTTTCTGTGATAAAACCTGATAAAGGAATATCCCAATCAGCTCTGGCTAATGGAATCGTACTTACACAATTAGAAGTTAATACTCCAATACATGGAACATTTCTCCAATCATTATTT includes the following:
- a CDS encoding SufE family protein encodes the protein MVNQEKYNNLSKLVEKLKKSEDPKRKYEYILWLGKKLKEPGNEILIEENKVKGCVSEVFVKANIKGGKLFWEGYSDALITKGLLAFLISGLNELTPNEVVEIDKKFIEDTGLKTSLTPSRSNGFLNILLKMQSQANEFL